A region from the Cannabis sativa cultivar Pink pepper isolate KNU-18-1 chromosome 9, ASM2916894v1, whole genome shotgun sequence genome encodes:
- the LOC133030936 gene encoding uncharacterized protein LOC133030936, which yields MKSLWDELKEFQPTTTCTCDAMKIFLDYYNQNQVLQFLTGLNESFSSVRAQILLNEAIPNLSRVFAMIIQEECQRSLGSADTIPLATATNSQPTNPPRAKKPRPSCSKCDKPGHLVEKCYFLHGFPLAMGTKRDNIKGKQMLIMPVLPRMMHGHSLSSDLSQQCQHLISFLSQQLGNNPHDYMAAMAPTASNLAGSFSECGDLYC from the exons ATGAAATCCCTTTGGGATGAGTTGAAAGAATTTCAACCAACCACTACTTGCACTTGTGATGCAATGAAGATTTTTTTAGATTACTATAACCAAAATCAAGTTCTCCAATTCTTGACTGGCCTTAATGAATCCTTTTCTTCTGTTAGAGCACAAATCTTGCTCAATGAAGCAATCCCCAATCTTTCTCGGGTGTTTGCCATGATCATACAAGAGGAATGTCAAAGATCTCTTGGCTCAGCTGACACGATTCCACTGGCTACTGCTACCAATTCTCAACCTACTAATCCACCACGAGCCAAGAAACCCCGTCCCTCATGTTCCAAGTGTGATAAACCAGGGCATTTAGTTGAGAAATGTTATTTCTTACATGGGTTTCCCTTGGCTATGGGGACAAAAAGAGACAATATAAAGGGAAAGCAAATGCTAATCATGCCAGTACTTCCAAGAATGATGCATGGACACTCACTCTCATCTGATCTATCCCAACAATGCCAGCATTTGATCTCCTTTCTCAGTCAGCAACTCGGCAACAATCCTCATGATTATATGGCTGCAATGGCTCCTACTGCCTCCAATCTTGCAG GATCTTTCTCAGAATGTGGTGATTTATACTGCTGA